From the genome of Podospora bellae-mahoneyi strain CBS 112042 chromosome 2, whole genome shotgun sequence:
TTCCTGGAGGTGATGTTGCCGTGCTGACCGGTTGCCTTCTAGATATGggtccatcaacaccaaaacagcCCTGTGCCAAGGTGGTAAGCCTGACTCTTTGAGGAACTATTGGCTTAGTTTAGTTTACGGAGACATCCAGTCAAGCGCGTTTAAAATGGCAGTTCAAATACTCCTCCACATCCCGTGTCTCATCACAACAGCCTTCTGCTCAATCTATGAGCGCGCAATCTTCTGATACCAGTCAGAATGGAAACTCTTGCGCCCACCACAACGGGTGTCCTTACCCTCAACCCATCCTGTCTCGCGACGACCAACCTATGGGTGGATGAACTTTGCACACGTCCCGCTTATGGTGATGGACGATGCACTCGTTACAATCTAGGCATGGGCGAGGGCTGCTCCATGAGGGCTGCTGGCGCCACCGGCTTTGATGAAAGAATTGCTTTCAGTGACTGCCCGGTTGGCATGACCCCAGCCTGGTCGTTCACTGGAACAGAGTTGCAAGATGTTTCCCTCGCCACCAGCTACTGCTGCCCGACCGGTTTTGACTTTTCTGTCTCAACCACCTCATGGCCAGGCTCAGGGACCTTGCGAGCTAATTGCATTGCCGAGTCGATTGAGCGGCTTTCGGGTCAAACGCTCACTCTGAACCAGGATACATATCGGGTAGAGACGTCTGGGAgatccaccatcaccattcgtgccacgaccacgaccgcGGCATACGACTATGACCAAGACAAGATTTTTGCCCAAGCAGCGAGTGAGTGTTGAGCTTGTGCTGATGCTCCCTCTTACATCCGTTATGCTGACCCTTTGCTAGCCATCTGGAAATACATCTACCCCGGTGCTGAGACGACATCAACATGCTATGGCATTGCTTGCAACCCAagcaaccccttcccacaaccccccgagaaaaccccccctccctccaccttcacctacacaccccctccccccttcccagcaACCCAATTCACCCCCGACCCGTCCTGCCTCGCCGAGTCCAACTTCTGGCAAGTCTCAACCTACTGCTGGATGTCCTggcccaacccctcccccgactgGCTACGCTGCACCCACACCGGCTTCGGCGAACCAAACACCTACCTCCACCCAGAATgcttcccctccgccaccgtAGCTCCCCAATCCGCCGAGAACCCCGACATCCAAACCTGGTACTCGGAATGCCCGGTAGGCTACTCCGTCGCAAAAACCTTCACCTCGGGCCGCTTCGACCTCCCAACCTACGTCTTCAGCGagccctcccccaccaaaacctACGACGTAACCTCCACGGGCCTAGCCTGCTGCCCCTCGGGTAAATACCACTTCGAGTACCGCCGCGTCGaaacctccatcacctcccacAACGGCAGGCGCGAGACCGTCTCCCTCTACATCATGCCCTCCTGCATCGCCACCCGCGTCTCGGCTCTCTCGGGGAAGGGGATAGCAATGAAGGAGTGGTACAACACAGCAGTCTACGACAAGAAGCGAGACTTGGGGGAGCGACAGGCTAACCACGACGCGGAAGCTACCATCACCGATGCGTGGAACATGGATAATACCCTGTATGCACAGGCGATTCATCTCAGCTACACTGTCTTTCGCGATCAGTACACGTGCTACACCAACTGCGACGAGTACTTTTACAAGTCCTTCAGGGATGTCGTGCCAAATACGTACAAGACTTGGAGCCcgccaacgacgacgacttcGACGAGTACTTCTGATGGGTCGTCGTCTACTGGAGACAATGGTGGTGAtaatggtgatggtgagggagggaagggggaggaggtggtgtctACCAGCTCGAcagctggtgctgctgagcaAATGGGACGGTCAGGGAGTATTATCATCACTTTGGTGACTGTGGTGACGGTAGTTATGGGGTTGGGTGCTTGAAGATGTGTGTATGGGAGTGTGATATGGGATATGATGATACCCAGTGTGTATATGATGGATGATGTAATTACGATGGAGGTTATGTTGATGTGGGCTTATTTTGAGCCTTCACAGTTCCAAGAAACACCTTGTGCGGCAACAGTGGGCATCGAAAAGAATTCAGTCCCATTCTTCACAATTCATGATTTAATGTGTTAATATCACAGCAAGGGCATTGCCCAATCATGTCATGGCTACAGCATTACACACGTCATGGACAGGCAGAAAAAGTAGCTATCCCAACGGATATTCATTAACTCCTGCTCCCTCAAACCCTGCTCTACAGCGTATTACCAATTACCTAGGAGAGAATCGCCCATGCCCAACACTCGACAGTCTTTTCCTACCTCGACCTCGCCATCACCCACAACAAACAGTCACATCCTCCAACTCGCCACACCGTTTACTGTCATGTCTGTCTCGTCAACACACACGTCAGCTTCATctttcttcccttctttttccagaAACACTTACTTCCCCACCCTCGTCCAGTGAAACAACAAATACCCCAAAAACACCCCAAAGAAAATCGAGAACAGCACAAACCCATTATAGTACATCCCCATCCTATAATCTCGTCAGTatcccttcaaccccctccccaccctgAAATGTACTCACAGCATCAACAAATAAGCCACCACAAAATTAACCAAATGCAACATCGCCCTCAAAAACTGCTCACAAAACCCCGGCCTATAACACTCGCACCCTTCCTTTCTCTCGTGTTCACCCCCAGTATGATgactctcctccttctgccgCCGCGGCCTGCTCGCACACTGCCCGTCCACTTGTCCTATCCCCTCCCCATGTGCCGCATTCAGATTAACCGCACTTGCCACCCTCGACTGCTCCGCCGTCAGAGGCCTCAGAGACGACGAGGGTGTCATCCTCCTTCCTACAGGATGCGGAGGGACAGGTTCCGTATCTATCAAGATTATCTCACCGGGATGGCcgtgatgttggtgatgggggcaTTTGTGGGCGtgatgacggaggaggtggcggtcGTATTCCCGAGTCAGGCGCCGGAGACCTTCTAGCAtaagggcgaggaggaggacggcgatGCAGGCTGCTGCCATGTGGCCGTCGCTTCTGACTTGCTACGTCTCTGAGAGAAAGCAGGAGTCTATGGTGTTCCAGTTCCAGGTCATCTATTGCATAGGGGGTTAGCAAAGGGGAGGGaaatgggaaggggaaggggaagggaaaggggaggggaatacTTTGATGAGACATGCTGGCTTTGTGACGGCGTCTTcgacgatggtgatgtcgatggggatggggactgtggtgggggcggggttAGACATGCTGGGCTGTGGATGGGGTTTGGTTGGCGGTTGAGGCtgggtgggcggtggtgtgatGCTGGGCgtgaggttgttgtgttgACGGGCGTAAGTGCTTGTCGGAAGCAGATAGACGATGATTTTGGTGTcctggaggtggttgggcgGGGGTATACTGATGCTGGATGGTGATAATGGAAGACACGGGTTGTGAGGTAAACTTCTCATTAAATCTTGGACAATGGGAGCAATGCGTCTGCAGTCAAGGCAATTCTTACCCTGAATCAACTCGTTTCAAGAGTACCTTCCTGCCCGGATTGATGGAAGGAACACCAACCTGCCTGGTCCGGTTCGCCGGACACAAGCCTCCGAGAAATGATGAAAAGGGCAGGCACGATGCAGAGAAGATGTAATGGATGGGGCATCACTGGTCAACCTCCTCTATCAAGGCCAAAAACACAAAGAGAGTATTACGCATAAATGGTATCACAATATCCaaaccccacctcccactcACTGATTCCCAACCACATACCTCGCCGTAGcaatcctcatcctcttccccgCCCACAATATCGGCACAATCAACAACGAAAATACCCCCATAATCACCGTAAAACCTCCAAACGGAACCAAATACCCGTCCCTCTCAATCCACTGAATAACAAACAGCAACCAAATGAATGGCACCATTCCTCTCAAGATACAGATCATGGCAAAGCAGTCACTGGCGAGCTGGTTGTACGCGTCAATGAGCTGGAAAATGACCAGTTAACTTCAATCTCATTGATATCATGGAAGGTGTGTGGGGGTCACTCACATAACTGAACCACAAACTTGGCACCTGCGTCAACGCAAAAGCCACCATCCCGTACGCCACCTGAAGCCCAATCCACTGGTACTCCCCCGGATACTGCGCGCAgaacccaaacaccaacagccCACCCGTCCCCAACGCCAGAGCAGGCAACATAATCGGCAGTCTCGTCTCCGGCTCGGCATAACCGTGGTCTTGCTTCTTCGCAAAAGCCTTCAACCGGCGGTCTGCTAGGAGGACAGTGGTGATAGCGCCAAAGACTATACCAATCAACGCGCCTATGAACAAAAGCCCCGTGTCCGCGCCCCAGTCATAGGGCGGAAGAATGAGCAGCTGAGGTccgatggtggagatgacGGCCACAGCACCGACCAAGCCACCATACTGCAGCATGGCAATCCACGTGGCTGGCAGCCGGAGGGTATACCACGGCTTCATAAACTGGTACTTGATTCTACCTCTGTACATCCCAAACTTGAGCGAATCAGAAAAGGTATAAGGGTGGTAGGAGAAGTTCCCCGGGCCCGTTGCTCTCGACGACCTGACCTGCTTTGACAATCTAGTGGGTGTCATGGCAGTGGAGCTGCTGAGGTCCCCAGAAGATGACGGCTGATACCATGTATACGTCGGGTCCAACTCCCCCGTATACCGAAACCTCGACGGCagcgtcatcctcatcgatGGCAAAGTAACCAGACTGAGGTACGGCGCAGGTGTCCGGGGCCAGTACCTCGATGGTCGGGGAAGATTCCTCTGGATTGGCAAGCAGTGGGCTCCACGTTCGTATATCGTTTCCGGGACAAATAAGACCGAACACAAGAACGTGATGCCCGCCAGAACAGCGCTGACCCAAAAGACTTGGAACCAACCCAGCCTGACAGCGATGTAGCCGCCTGATATACCGCCCACGACGGAGCCGCTTGCTAGGGCTGCTGTGTAAAACGCCTGAGCAGCCGCGTCAGCGAGAGTTcgatgttggagaagaacGAGAGAAACAtaccatccacctccccctctcatGCACAAAAtacatctcccccaccaccgccggcaccaccgTCTCGGACGCACTACTCCCAAACCCCTGAAAGCATCTCACAACCAAGATGCCAACAAAGTTGGAGGTTGTCGCGCCGACAGCCGTGGAGATGAACAGAATGAGCGCCGAAATAAGGACAAtggccctcctcccaaagaTATTCGCCACCGGCACGAGAAATACATTTCCAAACCCCAACAGGAGAATGTTGTACTATCTTTTCTGTCAGCTCGATCATTACCCTTCACCCTTTTTATGAGGGAAAGGGCTTACCGCAACAAACTGCATCAACTCCTCAATCTTCCTTTGATCCTCGGGAAACTCCAGATTCCATACCGGCAACGCAGGCGCGATGCAAGCCGAGATGAAATTGCTCACAAAGGCGTACAGCGAGACGGTGCTAATGCACGCCAGCTTCCTCCACGGGGCCCAGTTCAGGGGGTCTGCCGggtctggggttgggagggggtacTTCGAGAACCGATCCGTTGTTGTCACGCCTCCCTCTGGGATGACGACCGCGGTTATGGGCTCGATCAGCCGGACCGTTCCCGGGGGTGTGGCGGCCTTGACGGCTTCTCtgctgagggagaaggcATATTTCCAGCCGGGCATCCTATCTCAACCTGTGTGGTGGGGATGAAAAGGTGGCAAGTGATGAGATGGtaagaaagggggaggaggggggaaagggggaaacGAGCGACGAGGGGGCAACGGCTTTCGACGAGCAGAGAGCATTTTTGGGCGATAACATGGTTAGGGAAGGGCAAAGTCTTATGCGAGGTGTGTGGTGTTTAGTTGGTTCCCGAGGACCCGAAATAAAGATGAAACCCCCGTCCGAGAATATGCTGGGAGGGTTGGGCTTATGGAGAGAAGCAGGGACGCGAAGGCGCTTGTGCAAGGCCCGGGCCATGGTGGAAGTTTATTCATGTTCCTGGGGGCGACAGTGCTGACGAGGACGCTAGAATTTGGGATGGGAGCTGTGTACTGAATCACCAGGTCACTAGTAACGAGGCGAATAAAactgcttctttttttcaaAGGGTGAGATGTGCTGGGATGTTTTTGAAAACATATATCAAAAGATTTCCGACCCTGAGAGAACGACAGATTACCAGAAGTGTCTTTTCCTTCCCTGACCGTAGTCATTGCACGAAAGACACCACGTCTCCTCCGTCGAGTGAGCAAATGCACAGCGTTCGCCCCCGCGACACCCAACAGCCGTGCATCTCTTTGTTTTCCACAACCTAAAGTCCTTGGTCGGATTTTCCCGAAAGCGAGCCATTTCCTTGCTTGTATGCTTATAACCACATTCACCCCTATCCCCGCAATGCTGGCCTTTGGGACACCCTTGAGTCCCACGCTGAGCACGTCCGTGAGCTCTCCCTGGCCGAGATCGAGACTTCACCTGCTCCcagccctcctcatcatcgggATCTCCGCCCCCCtcagccttggcctcgtGGACTTCTGCCTTTTCGTCCCCGGTTTCGGGTGGGCCACTTCCAAGATCAACACTGTTTTCCAGGGAGCTTTGCGCGTCGTGCTTCGTACTGAgaggggagctggaggctcGGTTGTCATTTTCCAGCGGTAAAAACATGTTGCTCGTCTCGACAATCTCCGACACATCCTTGTTGAACCTACTGGCATAGACGGGCCATGACATGATGGTGGTCTTCTCGCCAAACAGTTCCCGTGCTTTTACGATGATGGCCCTCGATGTTCTTCACCGTGGGGAACTCGACGAATATTTCTGATCCATTCTTTGAACGCGTGGTGTAGAACAAACGTCCCAACTCGAGGAGGACTTTCGCCACGTAAGAGTCGTTCCATGTTTCCTCAGCGAGATCCTCTGGCTCCAAAATCACAATCGTGTAGGCGGGAACGACCCTGGTGTTTCGGGTGGAGCGGAAGTTGGTGAACGACACTTGGTTGAATATGTTGTCCAAGAACTTGACCGATAGTCGGCCATTGGTATTTCTTTCCCTCAAGTATTCCCTGGCCATCCCGGAGTTCCACCCCCAGAGTTCCACTCGGATGCCACATCCCAACACCTTTCTGATCGCGGGGAGCATATCGCGATCTCCCGTGATAACGATAAAGactgttctttttttccgCTCTTCGACGGCTTGATCAAATTTCGCCACGGCCCTAAgatcaacagcctcctcggtCATATCTGCCGACATGGAGTtgtccacctccttctccctcccattGGCGCCGCGATCGTATATCTTGGTTTTGAAGCTGCACTTCTTGTATTGGTCCCATACCAAATCATTAGGCGGTGGCCGAGAGCCGTGGATGTAAGATTGGCGCTGAATTCGGCCATCGCAGAGTGTGTTGACTAACCTTCCTATATTGATCCGGAGACGTGGGTCCTGATCACCGTCTGTGAGCTTGGGCATATGTGAATTGCCCGAGGCGGCGAACTTCTGAGCCTCGATCCACACGTTGGAATCGTCCACAAATAGCAAACATTCGTCATTATCGGCATCCATTGTCGCCGGTGGTGTGATTCGCGCAGATTAAGGGTAAGGCAGAGCGTAACGAACAACCTGTTGCGAGAGTATGGCGAGGTGAGTtcagatatatatatatatatatataccagCGACAAAATCTGGGCTTTTCCTACTGTTGTGCACTGTCCTTTGCTGTTGTGTGTGCCTATCCTTTAAATCCCATCAACCGGTGAGAAATGCAGGTTGCTTGATAATATTTCTAGGCCAGCCGATTGAGCCAATATTTCCAAGATCGAAACGCTTGCAACCGCTGTGGCAACAGTTCCCTGCCATCCATAACCTATCATCGCCAATCTGCCTTGCCACTTTTGGTGACCTGCAGGCCTGTTTGTGTTGACCTACCTGATATGCGCTGCGACGTGGACCAGTGACATTATGGTGGCCTAGAAGACAGCAGCTGCAACAGGGTGCGTATTCGCACTGGATTGTCGCCTGTCGACCACCCCGTCATCCCCGGCTTGTACATATAGCTTCTTGATTTCGTTCTTGTCGGCCTTCCGAGGGTCCCAGGCTTCTTGCAAGAAGCCAACATCCTTTCCTCGCTCGAGCTGCTTGGCTTCTCGATCAATACGCCCGACGGTTGCTCAGTTTCCTCTGACCTGTTCAGCGATCACGACCCCTCGCCGGTGAGGAAGTGTAGCATTTTTCGTTGGACTTCGGCGCAGCTGCAATGAGAGCTCCAATGGTATCCTCATTGCGTCTCCCAGTCACAGTACCCAGCCGGCGGATCCCTGATATACCCCGGCCCCAATCCAGCTCCCGTATTGTCCCTACTCCTCATCAAAGAGTCAAAGAAGGCCATGTCAACCCCTTGAAAGGCCCAGTCGTCCGCTCCTGCCGTGAGAGCAGGGTAAAGATACGAGTCGTGTTCAGGCTGCAAGTGGCCAGAACCATGTCGGGCTGGGAGTGAAGAAAAGTCAGGACCTCCAACAAAAAGATTCTGAGAACTTTGTTGACTTTGCACCATGTTGCCGTACAATTGTTGCTCCTGGTTAGGTGTCTGAGAGGGTTGCCGCTCGAACGCTGACTGCGGCACCAACGTCGCAGACGACGGAGCGTCAGGTCCAGTCACCGCGGTGGCGGAACCAGCGGCGTCAGATGTGACCGCCTCCTTGGAAATGACTTCATCGGTAGCCACAATCTTGACCACCCCATAGTACGGAATAAACACACGGAGGACGTTTTGACGGCTCGGCGTGGTGACGGACTCGGAGCTAGACCGGTGAACGGCCTGGGTGTCGTACTTTCGCCGCCCGTTGGCTGCGTCAGCCTCGATGGCCATGAGCCTGCGTATCAGACCGGCGCTCTTCTCGCTTAGCGCATCCGCATTGACTTTGTTGAACGCGTCCATGTTCTCGAGatacccctccaccaagcctAAATCTCCAAGCCTTTGGTGGGCGAGAATGCTGTGATCTGTGGGTGGGCAATGACCTTGCAGGTGTGCCAAAAGGAGCGTCATGGCAGCCATGAGGGCGTAGAAGTCCACAGCGCGGCAGCAGAAGGCGACGTTGTCTTGGGCCCGGAAGAGGACAAAGCGGGTGAGTAGCTCTCTCGAGGCGGTGACGCAGACATCGCGGCTGTAAGAAGAGTTGCTCGGGTCGAGAGACTGCTTACTGGATCGCAGCAACATGTATGGAAGATGAAGCTGGTTCAAAAGGTTGTAGTGGAATACTTGCCTCATCAGTTGCCACATTCTCCCGAGCATCTCCCTCACGTCATTGCCGGCACCAATGAGACTGGGCGGCAACCACCATCTTCCCGGCAGTTCCCCTGCCATCTTCTGCAACTCCAGATCAAGGGCTTTGGTGGATGCATACTCGTGGAAGCTTGGATCAGATTCATTCCGCTCCAGAATCCGAGCTGCGACACCCATCTGAAGACGTTCGAGTTTATTGACGGGGGCGTCGTCACCCGGCAGGTGGACACGTGAAGCCACTGCTGCTTCCATTGCGCCTTGCGGAAGGCCAAGCATGAGGGACACAACAGCATCTGCACATACAAGACGATGAAAGAGGTGTTGGGGAGCCACTGGCATCGAAGCGTCGAGAATTCTCAGAGGCCGGTGCTGGTAGCTTCGATGAATACCCATCAACTGGCCGACCGTTATAGCGCGGCGGAAGGCCAACCAGGCTCGGCGTAGGTTCCCGCAGTTCATCTGAAATAGGCCCTCTAGCAGGATACAATGCAACGACTCAATGGAACTAAGCATTTCATCGTTGGTGGTAACGAGCCGGATTGCCGTGTCCGCGAGCCTCCGCATGATGGTCCGTGGAGTTTCGCAGTCAGGTGGGAGATCTGTGTATGCATTCCTGTGGGTGTACTGTAGAGACAGGCAAAGAACAAGCATGTGTCGAGCTACCAGGACCGGATGGAGATCTCGGGGCGGAATTCCAAACACGACTTTTGGGTCACTGTTACCGCCGAGGCCTGACGCAGGGTCGGCGCTGGTCAATGCCAAGGCAAACAAGCCAGCTTTGTTTCCGCCGAGCTCGTAGATAGTATCAAGGTCCTGTCGAGATGGGTACGCCGAATGCAGTGCTTCGGAGAGTCGGCCGTGCTTGCCATCGTCAGGTCGTAGCTTGACGAGACACTCGGCAGGATTTGGGCGTTGAACACCGAGACTCTCATCTTCGAGATCATCCAGCCCTTCCTGTAGAAGGGTATCAATAGCTTGTCATGCCAGTCAGTTGCATGATGCGCCATACCTGAGGAGCATCAAGAATACCAAACTGGTGACTTGATTCCGAGCCAGTTGATCCATCATCTTTGACTACCACAGAAGCCTCCGCGGGTTTCAACAGTGCCTGCACAGCGGATGGATCACCTCCAACCTTCTTGACCAGCTGCTCAATCAACGTCTCAACCCGAATGATTCGGTCTCCCATCTGACGTGTTCGATCCGCTGGGGTTGAAAGTTCCTCAGGAAGATCCTGGCTTCTGCAGTCGGTGCCCCTACGATAACATCCGATGCAGATAGCATCACCCGGAGCAGCAAAGGTGCATCGGATCTTTCTCCGCTTGCATTCCCAGCAGCTGTGTGTCCCTTTCCGAATTCTGCGGGCCTGCAGTTTGAGTGCTTTCTGTGTGTATATGGTCTGTGGCATCAGGGCGCCGACAGGTGAGCGAGCCGTTTCGGTTTCCATCTTCTCGCACTTTCGAGCTGAGAGCTCTATGGGTGTTGTAATGGGATGTGGTTGTGCTGGAAGGAGGTGCAGGAACCGTGGTGGTCGGCGTTCTCAAGTGTGCAAGTGCAAGAAGACCGCAACGGCGGAGGTGTAAAAGAGCAGTTGGTAATTTTCTTCCGCCGTGTCGGCGGTCCAAAACGGCGGTGTCTTCAGCATTCGTAATCAACCCCCTGGGTGGTTGGCATCCTACTGGTCGGTCAGCAACGACAGCATAAGCAAATATGCGGCACAGCGGGCAGGAGCCTCCGGTGCTCTGGATCGGTTTATTCCCGTAGATGAGGTTTCGCGACATCAGGATTTGGTTATCTAGAATTTTATTCCAAGACTGTCGTCATAGAAGTTATCCTTCGAGATAGAATTCTTTGCCCAGATATTTGGCCCTGAGAGCTGTTGCCGTGGCAACGCtttacccctgaatcccTTGAGATTCCCATATAAAAACAAattatccttcttctttttgttgtttgaATTCATTGATTGTTCTATCATTTTGCTAAGAATGTCGTATCATGATCACCAATTATTTGCCAAAGCACACACATGAAACCCCCTTTTCGAATCGTAAAGCCCACCCATTATCCACCCTGATTAAAACACCTTTCTAAAACCTCGTGTCCGATAGCCCAATTAATCCGAAGTAAAACGCCAGCCCGACTGTTCTGGCATATCTGAAAATCAAAAATCGAAATCGTAAATAAGGAaaatcatcctcacccctaTGCCACCGCCCCAGCAGCCCTCAAGGTCTCTGGGTTTAGTCTTTTCCAGCTGAAGAAAAAACTCAAAACAAAGGAAAGTCCAACGGCTCCAATGGCAATCGCTAACGCTGTTTTGATTCCTGCCATGTAGGCGATCAAAATCCCCGGTACTTGCTCCGCGGGGAAAACGGTCGTGATCGCGGTGGCGCCTGTGCCCAAGACTGCAAGTGCGTTGACATCAGGCGCTGAGATGGCCAGTTCCTTCATGAGCTCGTTGACAAAGGCGGATTGACCAGCCGAGACCCAGAAGGCACCACCAACTGTTTGGAAGACTGCACCAAAAGTGTTAGCGTGAGAAACAGAGACAAAAAGGGGTATATTCACAAAGAACGATAGCAGTGACACTGCTCAAATCGTCAATCTCGGCCGTCGCCTGGCTGACGATGATGGGAATTTGGAACGCACTGCCCCACGCAATACCTCCCAGGATTTGATATCCAATCCACATGCTCGCCGATGACCTAATGTCAAGTGTGTACAACAGACCAGCCGCCACGGTAGCCAGCGCTGCCCCTCCCACCGCTAAAGGTGTAGCATAGCCCGTCGCCgaaaccacccctcctcccacgaTCGTCGCTACTGTGACCGACAGAATCAGCGGCAGGTTTTTCACCCCTGATTCCGTCGGTGTAGCATTGCCGATACTTTGGAAGTAAATCGGCAGGTAATAAATGATGATGAAATAACTCCCGGCAAACAGTAACGAAAACATGCTGCAAACCCACACCTGCCTCTGCACGAATAGCCTTGGTACGATCATGGACCTCTCCCCATTATACCACTCCCAGACACCAAACGCGATGGAAATCATGACGAATCCAACCAACAGTCCAACGACCTTCCGGTGATGCCATGCAAGTGTCTGCCCGCCATATTGCAGCGCAAGAATGTATGTGATGACACCGGCCATGATGAGTGCCGTGCCAACGGGGTCCATCTGCAaaagcttctccttgagagTCGCCTCCGCCGGCTTGCATCCCTCTGGGGTCCGGaacaagaagatgatgatcagCGCCGACAGTCCGCCAATGGGCAAGTTGATGTAGAAGCACCATCTCCACGTCACCCTATCCGCAAATGCGCCTCCAATCAGCGGTCCAACaacggcagcaacaccataGGCCGTGCCAATAATGCCGGTGAAGACTGGTCGCTTTTTCGGCTCGGCGGAAAAGGCGATGAGGGTGTATGCTCCGGAGCCGATACCAGCCGCTCCCACCCCGGCAACAGCACGGCCAATGATCAGAGTAGGTGAATTGGGTGCCACGCCACAGATCAATGACCCAAGCtcaaagatgaagatggagatgaggtAAGAGATCTTGAGCGGAAAATACTTGAACACCTTGCCCCACGAGGATTGGAAACCGCCGACAGTCATGAAGAAAGCTGCGCCGTACCAGGCTACGTCTTCGAGGCCGTTAAACTCGTCGGTGATCTTTGGAATGGCGGTTGCTACTATTGTCTGTTTGACGAGTTAGCATCACTGAGAAAGGCACAGTGTGTGGATCGAAAACTGACCATGTCGAGAGAAACCAGAAAGACGCTGAGAACCAAGGCGATGATGATACAAGCAAACGTCCATCCTGTTGGATACTCTGTTGGCGGCACATGTAATGATTTTCCTCGGCTCCTGTATTTCTCTGACAGACGTCCCAGGTTGGTGGATGAGTTTGGTGTGGAACCACTGCTGAGGTAAGCGTGATAGCGATTTCTTGGGGTAGCTGGAGTTTCGAGATCGAAGAGGGATGATGTCGAGTTTTGCGATGCCAGTGGCCCATGTGCGTGTGTGTAGGCACTATAAGGTGCCATAGTGGTGTTTGAACGAGCGACAGACAGCCAAAATGAGGGGAGGATTCCTAAAAGACTGGACAATTCACCACAGGTGGCTAGGAGAGAGCGAAAGACAAGGCAAGGTGACAAGACTTGGCGAGGAGCAAGTGATGGCGAATACCGAGTGGTAAGACGAAAGGGCTTGGGAATCCTTTATGTTCATGATGTCCAAGATGGGAATCCACACTGCATGTACATGCAAGACACCGATTCCGTGGCAGCGATTCTCCGGGAAGGCGTTCTCGGCGGCAACATCTCAGGGATTACCTCGTCCACTGCGGCTACAGTGCCGCGCGAAGAGAGGATGGTTC
Proteins encoded in this window:
- a CDS encoding hypothetical protein (COG:L; EggNog:ENOG503NZ3R), with translation METETARSPVGALMPQTIYTQKALKLQARRIRKGTHSCWECKRRKIRCTFAAPGDAICIGCYRRGTDCRSQDLPEELSTPADRTRQMGDRIIRVETLIEQLVKKVGGDPSAVQALLKPAEASVVVKDDGSTGSESSHQFGILDAPQEGLDDLEDESLGVQRPNPAECLVKLRPDDGKHGRLSEALHSAYPSRQDLDTIYELGGNKAGLFALALTSADPASGLGGNSDPKVVFGIPPRDLHPVLVARHMLVLCLSLQYTHRNAYTDLPPDCETPRTIMRRLADTAIRLVTTNDEMLSSIESLHCILLEGLFQMNCGNLRRAWLAFRRAITVGQLMGIHRSYQHRPLRILDASMPVAPQHLFHRLVCADAVVSLMLGLPQGAMEAAVASRVHLPGDDAPVNKLERLQMGVAARILERNESDPSFHEYASTKALDLELQKMAGELPGRWWLPPSLIGAGNDVREMLGRMWQLMRQVFHYNLLNQLHLPYMLLRSSKQSLDPSNSSYSRDVCVTASRELLTRFVLFRAQDNVAFCCRAVDFYALMAAMTLLLAHLQGHCPPTDHSILAHQRLGDLGLVEGYLENMDAFNKVNADALSEKSAGLIRRLMAIEADAANGRRKYDTQAVHRSSSESVTTPSRQNVLRVFIPYYGVVKIVATDEVISKEAVTSDAAGSATAVTGPDAPSSATLVPQSAFERQPSQTPNQEQQLYGNMVQSQQSSQNLFVGGPDFSSLPARHGSGHLQPEHDSYLYPALTAGADDWAFQGVDMAFFDSLMRSRDNTGAGLGPGYIRDPPAGYCDWETQ
- a CDS encoding hypothetical protein (COG:U; EggNog:ENOG503NUAW), producing the protein MAPYSAYTHAHGPLASQNSTSSLFDLETPATPRNRYHAYLSSGSTPNSSTNLGRLSEKYRSRGKSLHVPPTEYPTGWTFACIIIALVLSVFLVSLDMTIVATAIPKITDEFNGLEDVAWYGAAFFMTVGGFQSSWGKVFKYFPLKISYLISIFIFELGSLICGVAPNSPTLIIGRAVAGVGAAGIGSGAYTLIAFSAEPKKRPVFTGIIGTAYGVAAVVGPLIGGAFADRVTWRWCFYINLPIGGLSALIIIFLFRTPEGCKPAEATLKEKLLQMDPVGTALIMAGVITYILALQYGGQTLAWHHRKVVGLLVGFVMISIAFGVWEWYNGERSMIVPRLFVQRQVWVCSMFSLLFAGSYFIIIYYLPIYFQSIGNATPTESGVKNLPLILSVTVATIVGGGVVSATGYATPLAVGGAALATVAAGLLYTLDIRSSASMWIGYQILGGIAWGSAFQIPIIVSQATAEIDDLSSVTAIVLFFQTVGGAFWVSAGQSAFVNELMKELAISAPDVNALAVLGTGATAITTVFPAEQVPGILIAYMAGIKTALAIAIGAVGLSFVLSFFFSWKRLNPETLRAAGAVA